TCGCTTCCTCTTCCTCCGTGTACGGGGGGAATACGAAGATTCCCTTTTCCGAAGACGATTTCGTCGACCACCCCGTGAGCCCCTATGCGGCGACCAAGAAAGCCGGGGAACTGCTCTGCCACACGTGGGCCCACCTGTACGGGATGGACATCGTCTCCCTCCGTTTCTTCACGGTCTACGGCCCGGGGCAGCGCCCGGAGATGGCGATCCACAAGTTCACCCGGCGTCTCCTGGAAGGCAGGGAGATCGAAATCTTTGGCGACGGGACGACGCGCAGGGACTATACCTACATCGACGACATCGTGAGCGGGGTCCTGGGTGCGCTCTCCGCGCCCCCCGGCTACCGCGTCTACAATCTGGGCGAGTCCGCTACCATCTCCCTTGAAGACCTCGTTGCCCTGCTGGAACGTGCCACCGGCGTCCGCGCGAAACGGAAGGTTCTGCCTCCGCAGCCGGGGGACGTGCCAGTGACCTTTGCCGACATCTCCCGCGCGCGCGCGGAGATCGGGTACGACCCGAAGACGCCCGTGGAGGAAGGCGTGAAACGGTTCGTGCAGTGGTACCGCGACCTGGCGGCGATCCGGCAACCTTAAACGAATAAGCCGGAAAGGAGGCAAACGATGAAGATCACGCTCTCCGTCATCAAGGCGGATATCGGTTCCATCGGTGGTCATCTACAGCCGAGCGCGCAGCTCGTGGAGGAGGTCCGCCGGAAAGTGGCCGAACTCGGGAAAAACCTCCTGATCGATACCTACATCGGGTACACGGGGGACGACATCGCGATCCTGATGACCCACACCCGCGGCCTTCTGGACGAGAAGGTCCACAAGCTCGCCTGGGATACCTTCCTTGCGGGCACGGAGGTCGCCAAGGCGCAGGGGCTCTACGGGGCCGGGCAGGACCTGCTCAAGGACTCGTTCTCCGGGAACGTCAAGGGGATGGGGCCCGCCGTGGCGGAGTTGGCCTTCGAGGAGCGGCCCAACGAGCCGTTCCTGCTGTTCGCCGCGGACAAGACCGACCCGGGGGCCTACAACCTCCCGTGCTACCTTGCCTTCGCCGATCCGATGCACTGCGCGGGACTGATCCTGTCCCCCAAGATCGGTGCGGGCTTCACCTTCCGGATCATGGACGTCGAGAACACCGAAGGGGACCGGGTCATCGATCTTAACGCGCCCGAGGATCTTTACGACATCGCCGCGCTGCTGCGCGACCAGGAGCGGTTCGTCGTCGAATCGATCCGTTCCAGGGCTACCGGGGAGATCTCGGTTTCCGTGAGCACGACCCGCCTGCACAACATCGCCGGGAAGTACACCGGCAAGGACGACCCCGTGATGCTCGTCCGCGTCCAGGGGAATTTCCCCGCCACGGGGGAGATCCTGTCGCCCTTCACCATCGGGCATTTCGTCGCCGGCTTCATGCGGGGCAGCCACCACGGGGCCCTGATGCCGGTGCCGAGGAACACGGGCACCTCCTTCTTCGACGGACCGCCGATCGTCTCCTGCCTCGCGTTCTGCGTGAAGAACGGCAAGCTGACGGAGCCCGCCGATCCCTTCGATCACCCCTACTGGGAATACGTGCGGACGAAGGTGTCGGCGAAGTCCGAGGAGATGCGCCGCCAGGGGTTCTTCGGACCGGCCATGCTGCCGTACAGCGAGCTGGAGTACGGCGGGATCGTGGACCGGATGAAAAAGATGGAATCCAGGTTCCGGGTGACATCGGGCAAGGAAGGGGTCACGGCGTAGGGATGGACATCCGTTTCGACTTCTCGCTGGTCCTCGGAAAAAACCTTCGCAGCGGCGACGGGCTGACCACGCGCGAACTGCGAAAGGGTCTTCGCCGGGCGGAAAAGGCCGCCCTGGCGGTCGCCCGCAGGCACGCGGGCGGGGAGATCGGGTTCCCGGACCTGCCGTTTCTCGAAAGGGAAACGCGCCGGCTCTCGCGGGACGCGGCGAAAATCCGGAAGCGGTTCACCCACATGCTGTTGCTGGGGATCGGGGGCTCCGCTCTCGGCACGAAGGCCGTGCTGGAAGGGATCGGTGGCTCCGGGGCCCGGAAAGGGCTCGCCCTGACCGTCTCGGACAACGTCGACCCCGACGCGTTTTTCCCCCTGTTGCGCTCCCATCCGATGAAGACCACGGTGGTCGTCGCCATCAGCAAGTCGGGGGGGACCGCAGAGACGAACGAGCAGCTTGCTCTTTCGATCGACGCCCTGAAGAAGGCCAACGGGCGTTCCTGGAAGGAACACCTCATCCTCATCACCGACCCTTCGATGGGGGCTTTCCGCCGGATGGCGCAGGAGGAGGGAATCGCGTCCTATCCCATCCCCCCGAACGTCGGCGGGAGATTCTCCGTCCTGTCGCCGGTCGGGCTCTTCCCGCTCGCCGCCGCGGGGGTGTCCGCCGAGAAGCTGCTGCAGGGGGCGCGGGGGATGGAGAACCTTTTCCGGAGGAGGAAGCCGGAGAACAACCCGGTCCTGTTCGCTTCGGCGGTATACGCCCATTACCTGCTGGCCAACCCCAAGCCCGTCCAGGTCTGGATGACCTACGGGCAGGGATTGGAGCGCGTGGCGGAGTGGTGGCAGCAGCTGTGGGCGGAAAGCCTCGGCAAACTGCGGCCGGACGGGAGACCGGTGGGCCAGACGCCGGCGCGCGCGGTGGGCGTGACCGACCAGCACTCCCAGGTGCAGCTCTACCAGGACGGCCCGCCGGACAAGATTTACACCTTCATCAAGTGGAGGAAGGGCAACCTGGCGATGCCCGGCGGAAAGGCACTCCGCGATCTCTTCGAGGCGGAATTCGAGGGGACGATCGGCGCGTTGTGGAACGCGGGCCGGCCCATCGTGCGGATCGAGATCGGGGCCCGGGACGAAGCCCACATCGGCGCCTTCCTCCACTTCTGGGAGTGGGTGACCGCCGTCGTGGGGGAGAGCGCGGGGATCAACCCCTTCGACCAGCCGGGGGTGGAGGAAGGGAAGAAGATCACCCGGGCGCTGATGGGGGAGAAAGGGGCATCCGCCTTGCGGGAGCGGTTCCTGCGGAAGATGAAGAGCCGGGCGCCCGCGGAAATCCGCATCCGGGGGAATGACTGAAGTCGTGGGAGGCAGAATCCACCTTCTCCCCGACGGGGTGATCAACCAGATCGCCGCCGGCGAGGTCGTCGAGCGGCCCGCCTCCGTCCTCAAGGAACTCCTCGAAAACGCCGTGGACGCGGGCGCCATGCGCGTCGAGGCGGAGATTTCCGGAGCCTTTCCCTTTACGCTGCGGGTTTCCGACGACGGGACCGGGATGACCGCCGAGGAGGTCACGCTGGCGGTCCGCAGGCACACCACGAGCAAGATCCGGACGGCGGAGGACCTCCGGAAGATCGCCACGTACGGATTCCGTGGGGAGGCACTCCCCTCCATCGCCTCCGTCGCAAAGGTCAAGATCGTGACGCGTCCCGCGTTGCAGACGGAGGCGACGGAGATCGTGGTCGAAAGGGGAGCGGTCACCCCCCCGCGACACGTCGGGTCTCCCCCGGGGACCACGGTGGAGGTGTCCGATCTTTTCGGCAACGTCCCTGCAAGGCGGAAATTCCTCAAAACCCCCCGCACCGAAATGATCCATCTGTGGGAGGTCTTCCACATGGTGGCGATCCCCCGCGAGCGGATCTCCTTCCGGATGTCCGACGGCAGGGGGGAATTCTCCTACGAAGGCGGCGAAACGCGGACGGCCCGCGCCCTGCGGCACGCGGGGGAGGACGGGAAATACCTCGTCCCGCTGGAATTTTCATCGCCCTTCTTCCGCATCACCGGCTGGGCGGGGCTTCCCCATCTCTCGCGGTTCGGATCCTCCGGCATCTCCTTCTTCGTCAACGGCCGTCATTTCCGGGACCGGGTTGTCTTCGCGGCCGTCAAGGAGGCGTATCGGGGGATTCTTCCCGCCGACCGGCACCCGGTGGTTTCCATCTTCATCGAGTGCGACCCCGGGGAGGTGGACGTGAACGTCCATCCCTCCAAGACCGAGGCCCGGTTCCGGTACGCGCGCGAACTGAACGAACTGGTGCGCCACGCGATCGGCGACGTCGTCGGGGAGCCTTCCGGACTTTCCGCGGGGCCGCGGATTTTGCAGGCGGCGGGCGAGGAACGCGAGGGGGCTCTCCCCACCCTGGATCGGGAGGCCCGGGCCGCCCCGCTCTTCGGAGAGCCGCAGAATCCGGTGCTCCCGTTTGCCGTCGCGGGCGCCATGCAACCGGGAGCCGGGTTTTTCGCCTCGCTCAGGCCGATCGCGCAGATTCTCGGGACCTATATCGTCTGCGAGGGGGCGGGGGAAGTCGTGATCATCGACCAGCATGCCGCGGACGAGCGGATCGTCTTCTCCCGGCTCAAGGGCGCCCTGCTCGGGGGCGGCGCCTCCGCCCAGAGGTGGCTTGTCCCGCAGGTCGTCTCCCTCCCCGGGGCGGCAGGCAGGGAGCGGGCCGAGATCGAATCGTTCCTGTCCCGCATCGGATTCATTTTCAAGTCGCTGCGCAACAACGCCTTCAAGATCCTCGGGGGTCCGGCCATCCTGGGCCACTTCGACCTCCAGCGGTGGTGGAAGGACCTCTGCGAATTCCTGCTCGCCCAGGAGACTTGCCCGAAGGGGATCTTCGACGCCGACCGCGAGCTGTGGCGGATGGCGTGCCACGCCTCCGTGCGCGGGGGAGACTTCCTCGAGAGGGAAGGGATGCGGGCGCTGCTCCATGAGCTGGAACGGGCCGTGGCCACCCACAGCTGCCCTCACGGCCGCCCGGTGTGGGTGAAGCTCTCCGGCGCCGAGCTGGGAAGGATGTTCGGCCGCTCCTAGAGGCGGCCGGATCGGACTTCGGATGGAAGAGAACCGGCTCCTCGTACTGTCGGGCCCAACGGCCTCCGGAAAAACGGCGCTCGCGCTTTCCCTCGGCCGAATCCTCCCGCTGGAGATCATCAACGCCGATTCCCTCCAGGTCTACCGCGGGATGGACATCGGGACCGCCAAGCCCGCCGTTTCGGAACGGAGGGAAGTCCCGCATCACCTGATCGACGTGGCGGATCCGGACGAGGAGTACAACGCGGGGCGGTTCGTCGCCGAGGCGGAGGAGGCGATCCGCGGAATCCGGGGGCGCGGGAGATTCCCCCTGGTGGCCGGTGGGACCGGAATGTACATCCGGTCCCTGCTGCGCGGCCTGGACGCTCTCCCTTCGGACGCCGGAATCCGCGCCGGGCTTGCGCGCCGCTGGGAGGAAGAAGGCGGGACGGCGCTTTTCTCGGAGCTGCGAACAATCGACCCCCCCTCCGCGAAGGCCATCCATCCCTCGGACAGGGTCCGGTTGCTGCGCGCACTGGAAGTGGCGGCAATCGCCGGGGCGCCCCCCAGCACGCTGAAGCGCCGGTGGGCGGAGGGCGCGGGGAAATTCCGAATCCTGTTCATCGCAATTTCCATGGATCGGGACGAGTTGTACCGGCGCGTCGACGCCCGCGTGGACGACATGTTCCGGAGAGGGCTGGTCGACGAGGTCCGCGGGCTCCTGTCGAAAGGATATGCGCCGGACCTGAAGCCGATGAAGGCGCTGGGGTACCGGCATGTCGTACGCCACCTTTCGGGCGCGGTTTCGCTGGCCGGGGCCATCGCGGAAATCCAGCGAGACACCCGCCGGTACGCCAAACGCCAGCTGACCTGGCTTTCGCGAGAGCCGGACGCCGTCTGGATCGGGACGGAAAACGCGGCCGGTGCGGCGGCTGAAATTGCCAAAAAGTTCTTGTTTTAACCGATAGATTGGCCTAAATTCAAGGATTACCGATAAAGGAGCACGGATGATTCTCCAATACCTCGATTTCGAGAAGCCGATCATCGATCTGGAAAATCGCCTGGAGCAGCTGCGGCGGATCGACGACGGGATCGACAAGAACCTCAGGGAGGAGATCTCCAAGCTCGACAAAAAGATCGGCAAGATTCGCAAGGAGGTTTTCTCCAACCTGACCCGGTGGCAAATCGTGCAGCTTGCGCGCCATCCGAATCGGCCATATATGCTCGATTATGTAAACCATTGCTTTAAGAATTTCCTGGAGATCCACGGCGATCGGGCGTTCCGGGACGACCCCCCGGTCGTCTGCGGATTCGCCGAGCTGGAAGGCGAAAAGGTGATGATCATCGGTCAGCAGAAGGGGAGGAACACCACCGAGAAGATCTACCGCAACTTCGGGATGGCCAACCCGGAAGGGTACCGCAAGGCTCTGCG
This genomic interval from Deltaproteobacteria bacterium RBG_16_64_85 contains the following:
- a CDS encoding fructose 1,6-bisphosphatase (catalyzes the formation of fructose-6-phosphate from fructose-1,6-bisphosphate), which encodes MKITLSVIKADIGSIGGHLQPSAQLVEEVRRKVAELGKNLLIDTYIGYTGDDIAILMTHTRGLLDEKVHKLAWDTFLAGTEVAKAQGLYGAGQDLLKDSFSGNVKGMGPAVAELAFEERPNEPFLLFAADKTDPGAYNLPCYLAFADPMHCAGLILSPKIGAGFTFRIMDVENTEGDRVIDLNAPEDLYDIAALLRDQERFVVESIRSRATGEISVSVSTTRLHNIAGKYTGKDDPVMLVRVQGNFPATGEILSPFTIGHFVAGFMRGSHHGALMPVPRNTGTSFFDGPPIVSCLAFCVKNGKLTEPADPFDHPYWEYVRTKVSAKSEEMRRQGFFGPAMLPYSELEYGGIVDRMKKMESRFRVTSGKEGVTA
- a CDS encoding tRNA (adenosine(37)-N6)-dimethylallyltransferase MiaA; protein product: MEENRLLVLSGPTASGKTALALSLGRILPLEIINADSLQVYRGMDIGTAKPAVSERREVPHHLIDVADPDEEYNAGRFVAEAEEAIRGIRGRGRFPLVAGGTGMYIRSLLRGLDALPSDAGIRAGLARRWEEEGGTALFSELRTIDPPSAKAIHPSDRVRLLRALEVAAIAGAPPSTLKRRWAEGAGKFRILFIAISMDRDELYRRVDARVDDMFRRGLVDEVRGLLSKGYAPDLKPMKALGYRHVVRHLSGAVSLAGAIAEIQRDTRRYAKRQLTWLSREPDAVWIGTENAAGAAAEIAKKFLF